Within the Pan troglodytes isolate AG18354 chromosome 2, NHGRI_mPanTro3-v2.0_pri, whole genome shotgun sequence genome, the region atgtcgccCAGCCTAGTGTCGAGCTCCTCAGCTcaagttatccgcccacctcggcctcccaaagtgccgggattacaggcataagccaccgtgcttggccaccCCTTCCTCTTAAATGATCTTTGAAACATTATTTGCAATCTCAAAGCCTGCATTTATCTAAACAACTGTTTCCATTTTAGGGATGTAGGCATTTCTGTAATATTAAACTGTTATATTTCACCTCGCTAGCATGGGAGTACAACTGAGGGGATGTTTGCATGAATCTTGTGAATTATGATGGCTCTAAGCCATTGTAATTTGATTAACAGAAGTCCTACTTTAgggtttactttatttttattatttatttattttttgagatggagtctcactctgttgcccaggctggagtgcagtggtgctgtctgggctcactgcaacctctgcctctggggtttaagtgattctcctgcctcagcctcctgagtagctgggattacaggcgcaggccaccatgctggctaattttttgtatttttagtagagatgggatttcaccatgtcggccaggctggtcacaaactcctgacctcaagtgatctgctcaccttggcctcccaaagtgctgggattacaggcgtgagccactgcgtctggcctactTTGGGATTTTTCTCTACAGTGTTTTCATGTTGTTAATGTAGCTGGGGGTCCAGCATCACTGCTGGTCACTTAATCCTGCTGGAGGCCACCAGGATACACCATCTCTGTGTAGTGAGCTGTCAAGGAGAGCCCTAGGCAAAATTACTTAGGTTCATGGTGTCAGTGCTTTTGTGGAGATGTCCAACTCCTGAGGTTCACGCGTACTGTCATTTTCTCCTAAGGCCTCAGGTGATGAGCCTCTCTGATCCACCATTTTGACTacccttttcacattttttttttctgagacagagtctggctctgttgcccaggctggagtgcagtggcatgatcacggcttactgcagcctcaacctcccaggctcaagtgatcctcctgcttcagcctcctgagtagctgggactacaggtgcacgccactatgcctggctaattctttcattttttatagagacaggacctcactatgtcgcccaggctggttccaactcctgaactcaagtgatccacctacctcgggctcccaaaatctcgggattacaggcgtatagTGCTAAGCCTTCACATTCTTATATACCCTTCTGTTTCCTTagctgtgaaatggagataatgacaTAGCCTTAATTCATGTGGgatgcttagcacagtgtctggcacttgatagatttttttctttctacttgaaatttatttttgagctgggcacggtggctcacacctgtaatcccagcacttgggaaaaccaaggcaggcagattacctgaggtgaggagttcaagaccagcctggcaaacatggtgaaaccccgtctctactaaaagtacaaaaattacccgggtgtggtggcacacacctgtaatcccagctactccagaggttgaggcatgataatcacttgaactcggcagacggaggttgcagtgagctgagactgagccactgcactccagcctgggtgataaagcgagactgtctaaagaaaaattatttttaactaatatAAAACTCTCTGAACCCTTCCTTTTCTGAGCCTCTTCTCCACTTGAGTCCATCCCACATCATTGAACATTTAATTACACAGAATTGTGTACCATCTTCCTTGACCCCCAGATCTTTAGCCTTCTATAGTACCCTGTCTCTTTTTGTCGTACTAGTCAcagttgcactttttttttttttttttgagacagagtctcactctgtcacccaggctggagtgcagtagcacaatctcagctcactgcaacctccgcctcctgggttcaagcaattctcctgcctcagcctcctaagtagctgggattacatgcgcgcagcaccacgccaggctaatttttgtatttttagtagagacgaggtttcaccatgttgtcaggctggtctagaactcctgaccttgtaatcagcccacttcggcctcccaaagtactgggattacagaaatgagccactgcacccggccatagtTGCTATTTTATTTGTGTGATTGATTACCGTATGACGCTTTCATTGAAGTGCAGTGAAGGCAGGAAACATGACCGgtttttacaatattttcaacacTTATCACCATAGGTGGTACATAGTAGggccttaataaatatttgtaaaatgaacaaAGTTAATGAGTGTTTATGTTTGTAGTTTTAATTGCCCTAAAGTAAATATCTGATTTTCCAATTTCCACCAGAGTGCTCTGCACATAGTAGGTctaattatttttccctctttacTAATCACCCATGCCTTGTAAGAATTCAGTTAGTTGACTTTTTGTACTTTATAAGCGTGATGATTGGGTGTTCCCGTGTGAGATGCGCCACCCTCGAACCTTGTTACGACGTCGGCACATTGCGCGTctgacatgaagaaaaaaaaattcagttagtccaccaggcacagtggctaaggcctgtaatccctgcactttgagaggccaaggcgggaggatcacttgaacccaggagttcgagaccagcctaggcaacatagcgagactccgtttcaaacaacaaataaagataattagtcgggcacggtggtgcgcgcctgcagtaccaactactcgggaggctgaggcgagacgatcgcttgagccagggaggtcaaggctgcagtgagccaagctcgcgccactgcactccagcccgggcgacagagtgggaccctgtctcaaaaaaaaaaaaaaaaaaaaacaaccaaacctTAGAGgggtgaaaaaaaattttatagtgGAAATCCAGTAACGAGTTGGCCTAGCCTCGCCTCCGTTACAACGGCCCCTGGTGCTGGAGGATCCTTTTGCGCACGCGCACAGCCTCCGGCCGGCTATTTCCGCGAGCGCGTTCCATCCTCTACCGAGCGCGCGCGAAGACTACGGAGGTCGACTCGGGAGCGCGCACGCAGCTCCGCCCCGCGTCCGACCCGCGGATCCCGCGGCGTCCGGCCCGGGTGGTCTGGACCGCGGAGGGAATGCCCCGGAGGGCGGAGAACTGGGACGAGGCCGAGGTAGGCGCGGAGGAGGCAGGCGTCGAAGAGTACGGCCCTGAAGAAGACGGCGGGGAGGAGTCGGGCGCCGAGGAGTCCGGCCCGGAAGAGTCCGGCCCGGAGGAACTGGGCGCCGAGGAGGAGATGGAGGCCGGGCGGCCGCGGCCCGTGCTGCGCTCGGTGAACTCGCGCGAGCCCTCCCAGGTCATCTTCTGCAACCGCAGTCCGCGCGTCGTGCTGCCCGTATGGCTCAACTTCGACGGCGAGCCGCAGCCCTACCCAACGCTGCCGCCTGGCACGGGCCGCCGCATCCACAGCTACCGAGGTAGGGGCTCGGCGCTTAGGCCCGACCCAGCAGGGACGATAGCACGGTCTGAAGCCCCTCTACCGCCCCGGGGTCCGTTTTGCAGACGGGGAACTGAGGCCCCTTGAGGCAGGACACATCCAGGGTGACGCTGCTCGCAAGCGTcagagcattctttttttttttttttt harbors:
- the VHL gene encoding von Hippel-Lindau disease tumor suppressor isoform X1 — encoded protein: MPRRAENWDEAEVGAEEAGVEEYGPEEDGGEESGAEESGPEESGPEELGAEEEMEAGRPRPVLRSVNSREPSQVIFCNRSPRVVLPVWLNFDGEPQPYPTLPPGTGRRIHSYRGHLWLFRDAGTHDGLLVNQTELFVPSLNVDGQPIFANITLPVYTLKERCLQVVRSLVKPENYRRLDIVRSLYEDLEDHPNVQKDLERLTQERIAHQRMGD
- the VHL gene encoding von Hippel-Lindau disease tumor suppressor isoform X2 is translated as MPRRAENWDEAEVGAEEAGVEEYGPEEDGGEESGAEESGPEESGPEELGAEEEMEAGRPRPVLRSVNSREPSQVIFCNRSPRVVLPVWLNFDGEPQPYPTLPPGTGRRIHSYRVYTLKERCLQVVRSLVKPENYRRLDIVRSLYEDLEDHPNVQKDLERLTQERIAHQRMGD